The proteins below come from a single Bacteroidota bacterium genomic window:
- the dcm gene encoding DNA (cytosine-5-)-methyltransferase, with amino-acid sequence MIGASLFSSAGIAETYLNEVGIEIVAANELIQERANLYQALYPTSKMIAGNILDETLFKTLVKSTPKKLDFLIASPPCQGMSVAGKNRNTEQMLNDERNYLVFKIIDFIKLKSPDFVLIENVPTFFKLLLPYKSEFLKVIDILNDLFGEEYNIEANVYDAAEFGVAQRRTRAIIKLYRKGKKWGQPKKSEKQITVEDKIGFLPSIEAGQKSKIKWHFARKHSESHIEWMKHTPTGQTAFDNPNFFPVKANGEKIKSYNTTYRRIKWDEPAPTITMRNDAISSQLNVHPGRKLKNGIYSDARVLTPLELMLLSSLPQDWNIPDKTPELLIRKCIGECIPPLLIKNIVAQINQ; translated from the coding sequence ATGATAGGAGCATCTTTATTTTCAAGTGCAGGCATAGCAGAAACTTACTTAAATGAAGTAGGAATAGAGATTGTTGCTGCCAATGAATTAATACAAGAAAGAGCAAATCTTTACCAAGCACTATATCCGACATCTAAAATGATCGCTGGAAATATTTTAGATGAAACCTTATTTAAAACCCTTGTCAAAAGCACCCCGAAAAAATTAGATTTTCTTATTGCTTCACCTCCTTGTCAAGGAATGAGTGTTGCAGGAAAAAATCGAAATACGGAGCAAATGCTCAATGACGAGAGAAATTACCTTGTTTTTAAAATAATTGATTTTATAAAATTAAAATCTCCTGATTTTGTATTAATTGAAAATGTCCCAACATTTTTCAAGCTTCTTTTACCATACAAAAGTGAATTTTTAAAGGTCATAGATATTTTAAACGATTTATTTGGAGAAGAATATAATATTGAAGCTAATGTTTATGATGCAGCTGAATTTGGCGTTGCTCAAAGACGAACAAGAGCAATTATAAAATTGTATCGAAAAGGTAAAAAATGGGGACAACCAAAAAAATCTGAAAAGCAAATAACCGTAGAAGATAAAATTGGTTTTTTGCCAAGCATTGAAGCAGGGCAAAAATCAAAAATCAAATGGCATTTTGCTAGGAAACATTCTGAAAGCCATATTGAATGGATGAAGCATACTCCAACAGGTCAAACGGCTTTTGATAACCCCAATTTTTTTCCAGTTAAAGCTAATGGAGAAAAGATTAAAAGCTACAATACAACTTACAGACGAATTAAATGGGATGAACCCGCACCAACAATTACTATGAGAAATGATGCAATTAGCTCTCAATTAAATGTTCATCCAGGAAGGAAACTGAAAAATGGAATTTATTCAGATGCAAGGGTCTTAACTCCATTAGAATTAATGTTACTATCATCATTGCCTCAAGATTGGAATATTCCAGATAAAACCCCTGAATTATTAATCAGAAAATGTATTGGAGAATGTATTCCACCTTTACTAATTAAAAATATCGTTGCTCAAATAAATCAATAA
- a CDS encoding restriction endonuclease — protein MTLRIDSKKWILYRHTRDFDKLCVVAEFLKSYTKTGISTDEKTQLNLKLRELGLYNERNPELPLDAINHKINQLSYYMFGYQAKVDGQDRFLFSPLGNLFLKHVEDKEKTAKIFLTMLWAVQYQHPHSGTANDFQLYPFRLIYKLLSEPKLSNKLYAFEVAYSVVFLQEATKETYNELVNELLDLRKLSDNELEEKFQENKHAFVNSAYEWDYYVSRLFESAGVLNKQDGVVITKLQHGTTNTFRKITRNEVSIPDNLKSLVEQLQNEYSFLEKPLLLNDPERLKLDVIKEIYSFYPKTLLVEIGEAVDDFKFELLNLPKLIEQYANNNEGAEAYLFEDALADGFNMFHNVEAQKISGAGNTDLECLYIPRKKKFTVEAKSTKNKLSSVNAGRLAGHREKIGGAYTIVVTPRYVPAVLQDIRTSPIVIIRANTFSEYLYNCIDNDVREIDYEDFDSIIINNLGKDISKNISDLTISRFATSK, from the coding sequence ATGACTTTAAGAATTGATAGTAAGAAATGGATTTTGTACAGACACACAAGGGATTTTGATAAACTTTGTGTTGTTGCTGAATTTTTGAAGTCGTACACAAAGACAGGCATTTCAACTGACGAGAAAACGCAATTAAATTTAAAGTTGCGTGAATTAGGATTGTACAACGAGAGAAATCCTGAATTGCCGCTTGATGCAATTAATCACAAAATCAATCAACTTTCGTATTATATGTTTGGCTATCAAGCCAAAGTTGACGGGCAGGACAGATTTTTATTCAGTCCGCTTGGGAATTTATTTTTAAAACACGTTGAAGACAAAGAAAAAACAGCGAAAATTTTTCTTACAATGCTTTGGGCTGTTCAATATCAGCACCCTCATAGCGGAACAGCCAACGATTTTCAACTGTATCCTTTTCGTTTGATTTACAAACTACTTTCAGAACCTAAACTTTCCAATAAACTTTATGCTTTTGAAGTTGCTTATTCTGTTGTTTTCCTACAAGAGGCAACTAAAGAGACTTACAATGAATTAGTCAATGAATTGTTGGACTTACGAAAACTTTCAGATAATGAACTTGAAGAGAAATTCCAAGAAAACAAACACGCCTTTGTGAACTCTGCATATGAATGGGATTATTACGTTTCAAGATTGTTTGAAAGTGCAGGTGTTTTGAATAAACAAGATGGTGTAGTTATTACCAAACTGCAACACGGAACTACAAATACATTTAGAAAAATTACAAGAAACGAAGTTTCTATTCCCGATAATCTAAAATCATTGGTTGAACAGCTACAAAACGAATATTCGTTTTTAGAAAAACCATTATTACTTAATGACCCTGAACGTCTGAAATTAGACGTTATCAAAGAAATTTACAGTTTTTATCCAAAAACACTTTTGGTTGAAATTGGCGAAGCTGTTGATGACTTTAAATTTGAGTTACTAAATCTTCCAAAACTAATTGAACAATACGCCAATAATAACGAAGGAGCAGAAGCATATCTATTTGAGGATGCTTTGGCAGACGGTTTCAATATGTTCCACAATGTAGAAGCACAAAAAATCAGTGGAGCAGGAAACACAGATTTGGAATGTTTGTACATTCCAAGAAAGAAGAAATTTACTGTTGAAGCCAAATCAACTAAAAACAAACTTTCTAGCGTAAACGCAGGACGATTGGCAGGACACAGAGAAAAAATTGGTGGTGCTTATACAATAGTTGTTACGCCAAGATACGTTCCTGCGGTACTGCAAGATATTCGTACAAGTCCAATTGTGATAATACGTGCAAATACTTTTTCTGAATATCTATACAACTGTATTGACAATGATGTAAGAGAAATTGACTACGAAGATTTTGACAGCATTATTATCAATAATCTAGGAAAAGACATCAGTAAAAACATTTCAGACTTGACTATTTCAAGGTTCGCAACTTCAAAATAA
- a CDS encoding AadS family aminoglycoside 6-adenylyltransferase has protein sequence MKVRDEKLKAIIDWSKNNRDIRAVLLTSSLVNPLAPVDDFSDLDIELIFENNAKYISDNTWTENFGNPIAMVEEDETYFEGKHAMKMVLYADYVKVDFKLYSKPEFLLDAKKNELHEDWDIGYKVLVDKEGLTNSLKKPTHQIFIIKKPTEKKFKQVLNDFWWDIAHTAKCIIRDDLFYTKFMTENNIRTDYLIPLIEWYISSEHNWNITTNKYGRLFKKYLTTDLWETIEQTFSGSKKNDNWDALFAMADLVSKIGTELSKKLNYDYPKKLEKDIRKYLDELKTK, from the coding sequence ATGAAAGTTCGTGACGAAAAACTAAAAGCAATAATTGATTGGTCTAAAAATAACCGAGACATAAGAGCAGTATTATTGACAAGTTCACTTGTAAATCCATTAGCACCTGTTGACGATTTTAGCGACTTAGACATTGAACTTATATTCGAAAATAACGCCAAATATATTTCAGACAATACTTGGACAGAAAATTTTGGAAATCCAATTGCAATGGTTGAAGAAGACGAAACCTATTTCGAAGGTAAACACGCTATGAAAATGGTTTTATATGCTGACTATGTCAAAGTAGATTTCAAATTATACAGCAAACCCGAATTTTTACTTGACGCAAAAAAAAATGAATTACACGAAGATTGGGATATTGGCTATAAAGTTTTGGTGGATAAAGAAGGGCTAACAAATAGTCTAAAAAAGCCTACTCACCAGATTTTTATAATAAAAAAACCTACAGAAAAAAAATTCAAACAAGTTTTAAATGACTTTTGGTGGGACATTGCTCATACCGCAAAATGTATTATTAGGGATGACTTGTTTTATACAAAGTTTATGACTGAAAATAATATCCGAACAGACTATTTAATCCCTTTAATCGAATGGTACATTTCAAGCGAACATAATTGGAATATTACAACCAATAAATACGGCAGACTTTTTAAAAAATACCTGACTACCGATTTGTGGGAAACAATAGAACAAACATTTTCAGGAAGTAAAAAAAATGATAATTGGGATGCTTTATTTGCAATGGCTGATTTAGTTTCAAAAATTGGAACTGAATTATCGAAAAAACTAAATTATGATTATCCCAAAAAATTAGAAAAAGACATACGAAAATATTTGGACGAATTAAAAACTAAATAA
- a CDS encoding VOC family protein: MKILSLLLFTLSTCLSCSQQKRSNSLFDNLKNNNFTVHNDFETYFKNCGVEGSIVIFDKNNQHWILSDTLNVKTESLPASTFKIINLLIALETKTIKDENEIVKWVGKTDTVKYGYRPEIYHDMSVKQAFEVSAGWVFIELAKKIGKDNYKKYLSACNYGNLNLTQNNDDFWNFGNFGISPINQVEFIKNLYEEKLPFSERNIEIVKKVMLSEQTNNYTIRAKTGWTRENNTNTGWWVGYLETQNNTYFFATRLLQNRKNNRDDFGSCRKEITKKIFYDLGFLQGNESSIKNNSLFNSIDHIPIVVNDLVKIKDIFKNQLHFTIKEGKVHEGIKNCFVKFQDGTYLEFIEPLDNSQTIGKYYANFLKTRQGGTSLAISVSNAELIKKMLKEKTMQFTADSTKIWQTIEPENADLFFIEYVNKNWKENATITTHSNTAKSLTAIYFLTNKIEVEIKKYKALGFTEIESGNYLETPYRLFKVGQSNLYLLDGKKSSKINQLLHSKKLQGICGFEIKVNSLPVFNSQIKQNKNVVFEKNSTTTYFSDYNIFITFTE, translated from the coding sequence ATGAAAATACTCAGTTTATTATTATTTACATTATCTACCTGTCTATCTTGTTCACAACAAAAGAGAAGTAATTCACTCTTTGACAATTTAAAGAACAACAACTTCACAGTGCATAATGACTTTGAAACATACTTTAAAAACTGTGGTGTAGAAGGCTCTATCGTAATTTTCGATAAAAATAATCAACATTGGATTTTATCTGACACACTCAATGTAAAGACCGAAAGTTTGCCAGCTTCAACTTTCAAAATCATTAATTTATTGATAGCCTTAGAAACTAAAACTATAAAAGACGAAAATGAAATTGTGAAATGGGTTGGCAAAACAGATACTGTAAAGTACGGTTATAGACCTGAAATTTATCACGATATGTCAGTTAAACAAGCGTTTGAAGTTTCGGCAGGTTGGGTGTTTATTGAGTTGGCAAAAAAAATAGGCAAAGACAACTACAAAAAATATTTATCCGCTTGTAATTATGGAAATCTTAATCTTACTCAAAACAATGATGATTTTTGGAACTTCGGCAACTTCGGTATTTCACCAATTAATCAAGTTGAATTTATCAAAAATTTGTACGAGGAAAAATTACCTTTTTCAGAACGAAATATAGAAATTGTAAAAAAAGTGATGCTTTCCGAACAAACAAACAATTATACGATTAGAGCAAAAACAGGTTGGACAAGAGAAAACAATACTAACACAGGTTGGTGGGTTGGTTATTTGGAAACTCAAAATAATACCTATTTCTTTGCCACTCGATTGTTGCAAAACAGAAAAAACAATCGAGATGATTTTGGAAGTTGTAGAAAAGAAATAACAAAAAAAATATTCTATGATTTGGGATTTCTACAAGGCAATGAAAGTTCTATAAAAAATAATTCTTTATTTAATTCCATTGACCATATTCCCATTGTGGTAAACGATTTAGTAAAAATTAAAGATATTTTTAAAAACCAATTACATTTCACCATAAAAGAAGGAAAAGTACACGAAGGCATAAAAAACTGTTTTGTAAAATTTCAAGACGGCACTTATCTTGAATTTATAGAACCTTTGGACAATTCACAAACTATTGGCAAATATTACGCTAACTTTTTAAAAACAAGACAAGGTGGAACTTCTTTGGCTATTTCAGTTTCAAATGCTGAATTGATAAAAAAAATGTTGAAAGAAAAAACCATGCAATTTACTGCTGACAGTACTAAAATATGGCAAACTATTGAACCTGAGAACGCTGATTTATTTTTTATTGAATACGTTAACAAAAATTGGAAAGAAAATGCAACAATTACAACACATTCAAATACGGCAAAATCCTTAACAGCAATTTATTTTCTGACAAATAAAATTGAAGTAGAAATTAAAAAATATAAGGCATTAGGTTTTACAGAAATTGAAAGTGGCAACTATTTAGAAACGCCTTATCGATTATTTAAAGTAGGACAAAGCAATTTATATTTGTTAGACGGAAAAAAATCAAGCAAAATAAATCAATTATTGCACTCAAAAAAACTGCAAGGAATTTGCGGATTTGAAATAAAAGTAAATTCGCTACCAGTGTTTAACAGTCAGATTAAACAAAACAAAAATGTAGTTTTTGAAAAAAATAGCACAACAACTTATTTCTCAGATTACAACATTTTTATTACGTTTACCGAATGA
- a CDS encoding SAM-dependent DNA methyltransferase, with protein MFEQTFKNIDDILYKDAGADSELDYIEQTSWVLFLRYLDQLESEKADEAALEGKEYQYFLDEQYRWPNWAMPKATDGKLDHHKAMTGPDLVQFVDLKLFPYLASFKQKAIDNPKSIEYKIGEIFSELKNKVKSGYNLREIIEMTDELPFGSSKDKHELSHLYESKIKNMGNAGRNGGQYYTPRPLIRAIIEVLNPQVGEKIYDAACGSAGFLCEAYAYMYDRMEKNTANLKTLQENTLYGKEKKNLAYIIGVMNMILHGIEAPNIIHTNTLTENIRDIQEKDRYHVILANPPFGGKERKEVQQNFDIKTGETASLFLQHFIKSLKAGGRAGIVIKNTFLSNADNASVSLRKHLLESCNLHTILDMPAGTFLGAGVKTVVLIFTKGEPTKNIWYYQCIPGRSLGKTSPLNDDDLKEFKQLQKTKADSDNSWTVDISSINTINYDLSVKNPNGKVEQTFRSMDEILAEMEALDEETSEILNGIKEMFS; from the coding sequence ATGTTCGAACAGACTTTTAAAAACATAGACGACATACTTTATAAGGACGCAGGTGCAGACAGCGAACTGGACTACATTGAACAAACTTCTTGGGTTTTGTTCTTGCGTTACCTTGACCAATTGGAAAGTGAAAAAGCGGACGAAGCCGCTTTGGAAGGGAAAGAATATCAATACTTTTTGGACGAGCAATACCGTTGGCCAAATTGGGCTATGCCAAAAGCAACAGACGGAAAACTTGACCACCACAAAGCCATGACTGGACCTGACTTGGTTCAGTTTGTGGACTTGAAGTTGTTTCCATACTTGGCAAGTTTCAAACAGAAAGCCATTGACAACCCGAAATCCATTGAATATAAAATCGGTGAGATTTTTAGTGAGTTAAAAAACAAAGTAAAAAGTGGCTACAATCTTCGTGAAATTATTGAAATGACTGATGAACTGCCTTTCGGCAGTTCTAAAGACAAGCACGAACTTAGCCACTTGTATGAATCGAAAATCAAAAACATGGGCAATGCTGGTCGCAATGGCGGACAGTATTACACGCCAAGACCTTTGATTCGTGCCATTATTGAAGTGTTGAATCCACAAGTTGGCGAAAAGATTTATGATGCAGCTTGCGGAAGTGCGGGTTTCTTGTGTGAAGCATACGCTTACATGTATGACCGCATGGAGAAAAACACTGCCAACCTGAAAACCTTACAGGAAAACACACTTTATGGAAAAGAGAAAAAGAATTTGGCTTACATCATTGGTGTAATGAACATGATTTTGCACGGCATTGAAGCTCCAAACATCATTCACACCAATACGCTGACTGAAAATATCCGAGACATTCAGGAAAAAGACCGATACCATGTAATTCTTGCCAATCCGCCATTTGGCGGCAAGGAACGAAAAGAAGTGCAACAAAACTTCGACATCAAAACAGGCGAAACGGCTTCTTTATTCTTACAGCATTTTATTAAAAGTTTGAAAGCAGGGGGACGAGCAGGTATTGTAATCAAAAACACCTTTTTGAGCAATGCAGACAATGCTTCTGTTTCCTTGCGAAAGCATTTATTGGAGAGTTGCAACCTGCACACCATTTTGGATATGCCAGCAGGAACATTTTTGGGTGCAGGAGTTAAAACCGTTGTATTGATTTTTACCAAAGGTGAGCCGACTAAAAATATTTGGTATTACCAATGTATTCCAGGCAGAAGTTTAGGTAAAACATCGCCTTTGAATGATGATGACTTGAAAGAGTTTAAGCAACTACAGAAAACAAAGGCTGATTCTGACAACTCTTGGACAGTTGATATTTCAAGCATCAACACCATCAATTACGATTTGAGTGTAAAAAATCCTAATGGAAAAGTAGAGCAAACTTTCCGTTCTATGGATGAGATATTGGCAGAGATGGAAGCATTGGACGAAGAAACAAGCGAAATTTTGAACGGAATAAAAGAGATGTTTTCATGA
- a CDS encoding site-specific DNA-methyltransferase, translating into MITITRENNIELMARYPDNYFDLAIVDPPYGILNKTKRGGDYKFNMDEYSQWDVKPNDDYFNELFRVSKNQIIWGGNYFGQLWTRSEYNKGFIIWDKKQPETLNNFSMAEMAWSSLDKPSKIFEFSVRKNRNKIHPTQKPVELYEWLLKMYAKQGDKILDTHLGSGTIAIACYKAGLSLTACEISETYYFSALEKIKEAVPENAIHTNDSDAFSLTFPEQKTSKNGLHKLYKEHVEQLRLFKESRAKYYLETR; encoded by the coding sequence ATGATTACAATTACAAGAGAAAACAATATAGAATTAATGGCAAGGTATCCCGACAATTATTTTGACCTTGCAATAGTGGACCCACCTTATGGAATATTAAACAAAACAAAACGTGGCGGTGACTATAAATTCAATATGGATGAATATAGTCAATGGGATGTAAAACCCAATGATGATTACTTCAATGAGTTATTTCGTGTTTCAAAAAATCAAATTATATGGGGCGGAAACTACTTTGGGCAACTATGGACAAGAAGTGAATACAACAAAGGATTTATCATTTGGGACAAAAAACAACCAGAAACGCTAAATAATTTTTCAATGGCTGAAATGGCTTGGAGTTCGTTAGACAAGCCTTCAAAAATTTTTGAATTTAGCGTAAGAAAAAACAGAAATAAAATTCATCCGACACAAAAACCTGTTGAACTCTACGAATGGCTTTTGAAAATGTACGCTAAACAAGGTGACAAAATTTTAGACACACATTTGGGTAGCGGAACTATTGCGATTGCTTGCTACAAAGCAGGTTTGAGTTTAACCGCTTGTGAAATCAGCGAAACATATTATTTCAGTGCTTTAGAAAAAATTAAAGAAGCTGTACCTGAAAATGCAATTCACACAAACGATTCAGATGCTTTTTCATTGACATTTCCCGAACAAAAAACATCTAAAAACGGACTTCATAAATTGTATAAAGAACACGTTGAACAACTTAGATTATTTAAAGAAAGTAGAGCAAAATATTATTTAGAAACACGTTAA
- a CDS encoding class I SAM-dependent methyltransferase has protein sequence MNTFKDNFSKQAEVYVKFRPTYPTELFEFLANLTLEHKLAWDCGTGNGQSAMKLANYYEKVYATDPSQEQIKNAIPHDRIVYKVENAENPSSIENNSVDIITVAQAVHWFDFDKFYTEVKRVLKPNGIIAVWAYGVPTISKELDIIIKDFHDNIVGEFWLSENKLIDKEYSTIPFPFDEIKTPDFFIKKQVTLSETLGHLRSWSATQKYIDKYNENPMENLSQKLQQHWGGIETYKEMTWKLILKVGKIVKY, from the coding sequence ATGAACACATTCAAGGACAATTTTTCAAAGCAAGCCGAGGTATATGTTAAGTTTAGACCAACTTACCCAACTGAATTATTTGAGTTTTTAGCAAACTTGACATTAGAACACAAATTAGCTTGGGACTGCGGAACAGGAAACGGACAATCTGCAATGAAATTAGCTAATTACTATGAAAAAGTTTATGCGACAGATCCAAGCCAAGAACAAATAAAAAATGCTATTCCACACGACAGAATAGTTTATAAAGTTGAAAATGCCGAAAATCCAAGTTCAATAGAAAACAATTCAGTTGATATAATCACAGTTGCACAAGCAGTTCATTGGTTTGACTTCGACAAATTTTATACCGAAGTAAAAAGAGTTTTAAAACCGAATGGAATAATTGCAGTTTGGGCTTATGGTGTTCCGACAATAAGTAAAGAATTAGACATCATAATCAAAGACTTTCACGACAACATTGTTGGCGAATTTTGGCTATCCGAAAACAAGCTAATTGACAAGGAATATTCAACAATACCGTTTCCATTTGACGAAATAAAAACACCCGATTTTTTTATCAAAAAGCAAGTAACACTTTCCGAAACATTAGGACATTTAAGAAGTTGGTCGGCTACTCAAAAATATATAGACAAGTATAACGAAAATCCTATGGAAAACTTGTCACAAAAGTTGCAACAACATTGGGGAGGAATTGAAACATATAAGGAAATGACCTGGAAACTAATCTTAAAAGTAGGAAAAATTGTCAAATACTAA
- a CDS encoding helix-turn-helix transcriptional regulator, which translates to MKETFGEYIHNLRVEHGLTLTKLAASLDIDQSTLSKIENQKRSIPEEKLPKLAKIFKLDIKKLENEFYSEKIAEMIYRVPNSAELLTLAEEKAKYYRTKKVEQGKIKF; encoded by the coding sequence ATGAAAGAAACTTTTGGAGAATACATCCACAATTTGAGAGTTGAGCACGGTTTGACTTTGACCAAACTTGCGGCTTCTCTTGATATAGACCAATCGACACTTTCTAAAATTGAAAATCAGAAACGCAGTATACCTGAAGAAAAACTTCCAAAACTTGCAAAGATTTTCAAATTGGACATCAAGAAACTTGAAAACGAATTTTACAGCGAAAAAATTGCAGAAATGATTTATCGAGTTCCGAACTCAGCCGAACTATTGACACTAGCCGAAGAAAAAGCTAAGTATTATAGAACTAAAAAGGTGGAACAAGGAAAAATAAAGTTTTAA
- a CDS encoding restriction endonuclease, which yields MENIFTANIKAILQKHFGKSADDVFEKSQLIQYINEKTRSANKGSKARSSFANLYAIYVIIEDYIAKGYDKKGDYSKYEGAAFVKLFTRQRELPFGSKLQNHALNNRMNSEFQKYFPSSEFIPILRNLETNRYWFNENLLKIKVGSANFNIAKVIIEIIDDYAKTKQDAFQRFVKSCEELQKVGKKTPKKVEEFIIGLLAPNVDARLFEIVSYSILKYFYHDQQIIWGFEMDKLNRENLKLYKTGRTNANDGGIDFVMKPLGRFFQVTETLDFKKYFLDIDKIQKYPITFVIKSTEPTKDLLKKIRDNAGKTYSIKAIVDKYMDCIEEVINIPTLTDRFNEAVKQSYLNKILDEIVTQSKVEFNYEESEDED from the coding sequence ATGGAAAATATATTCACAGCAAACATTAAAGCCATTTTACAAAAGCACTTTGGCAAAAGTGCTGATGATGTTTTTGAAAAGAGCCAACTTATTCAATACATCAACGAGAAAACCCGTTCAGCAAACAAGGGTTCAAAAGCCCGTTCAAGTTTTGCAAACCTTTACGCCATTTATGTAATCATTGAGGACTACATCGCTAAAGGTTACGACAAGAAAGGCGACTATTCAAAATATGAAGGTGCGGCATTTGTAAAACTTTTCACCCGACAAAGAGAATTACCATTCGGAAGCAAACTTCAAAACCATGCGTTGAACAATCGCATGAACTCCGAGTTTCAAAAGTATTTTCCGAGTTCAGAGTTCATCCCCATTCTTCGCAATCTTGAAACCAATCGTTATTGGTTCAATGAAAACCTTTTGAAAATAAAAGTTGGCTCCGCCAACTTCAATATCGCTAAGGTTATCATTGAGATTATTGACGACTATGCAAAGACAAAGCAAGATGCATTTCAGCGTTTCGTGAAGTCATGCGAAGAACTTCAAAAAGTTGGAAAGAAAACTCCGAAAAAAGTTGAGGAGTTTATCATCGGTTTGCTTGCTCCAAATGTTGATGCACGGCTTTTTGAAATTGTGAGCTATTCTATTCTCAAATACTTTTATCACGACCAGCAAATTATTTGGGGTTTTGAGATGGATAAACTCAACCGAGAAAATTTGAAGCTTTACAAGACAGGCAGAACCAACGCTAATGACGGAGGAATTGACTTTGTAATGAAACCGCTTGGCAGATTTTTTCAGGTAACAGAAACTCTTGACTTCAAAAAATATTTCCTTGACATTGACAAAATTCAAAAGTATCCAATCACTTTCGTGATTAAATCTACCGAACCGACCAAAGACCTATTAAAGAAAATCCGTGATAACGCAGGCAAAACATATTCAATCAAAGCCATCGTTGATAAATACATGGACTGCATTGAAGAAGTGATAAATATTCCAACTCTCACAGACAGATTTAATGAAGCAGTGAAGCAAAGTTATTTGAATAAAATCCTTGACGAGATTGTAACGCAAAGCAAAGTGGAGTTTAACTACGAAGAAAGTGAAGATGAAGATTGA
- a CDS encoding restriction endonuclease subunit S — translation MSQVELTTLGKSCEFFNGKAHEKSIDENGKYIVVNSKFISSEGKSYKRTNEQMFPLYKGDIVMVMSDVPNGKALAKCFIIDKDDTYSLNQRICCIRSKQFDTKYLYYQLNRHEHFLAFNNGENQTNLRKDDILACPLIKPSMEEQKRMVSELDIAFSEMEKAYNNLEKNITNSIDLFKSELYSVFTPANEGEWVQTKLGDAIEIINGKNQQAVQSENGKYPILGSAGNLMGLANDFICESGTTIIGRKGNISKPIYVNERFWNVDTAFGFYPKNGMQNKFVYFLCLNIDFEKYNRGTTIPSLVKTELKNIIIRYPKSEYLQKSIIRKLETLQDKSISLVELYKTKLLKLEELKSGVLKRAFENELIEAE, via the coding sequence ATGAGCCAAGTTGAACTAACCACTTTAGGAAAATCGTGTGAGTTTTTCAATGGGAAAGCCCATGAAAAGAGCATTGACGAAAATGGAAAATACATTGTAGTCAATTCTAAATTTATTTCATCCGAAGGCAAATCCTATAAACGCACCAACGAGCAAATGTTTCCTTTATACAAAGGCGACATTGTAATGGTAATGAGTGATGTGCCCAATGGTAAAGCATTAGCCAAGTGTTTTATCATTGACAAAGACGATACCTATTCATTGAACCAGCGTATTTGTTGCATTCGTAGCAAACAATTTGACACCAAGTATTTGTATTACCAGCTCAACAGACACGAACACTTTTTGGCCTTCAACAACGGTGAAAACCAAACCAACTTACGCAAAGACGATATTCTTGCTTGCCCATTGATTAAGCCTTCAATGGAAGAACAAAAAAGAATGGTTTCGGAATTGGATATTGCATTTTCTGAAATGGAAAAGGCTTACAACAATTTAGAAAAAAATATTACCAACTCAATAGATTTATTCAAAAGCGAACTTTATAGTGTTTTTACCCCAGCAAATGAAGGAGAATGGGTTCAAACAAAACTTGGGGATGCCATTGAAATTATAAATGGAAAAAATCAGCAAGCTGTTCAATCTGAAAACGGCAAATATCCAATTTTAGGAAGTGCTGGCAATCTTATGGGATTAGCCAATGACTTTATTTGTGAATCAGGCACCACTATTATTGGAAGAAAAGGAAATATCAGCAAACCAATTTATGTAAATGAAAGGTTTTGGAATGTCGATACAGCGTTTGGTTTTTATCCGAAAAATGGAATGCAAAATAAGTTTGTGTATTTCCTTTGTTTGAATATTGATTTTGAAAAATATAATCGTGGAACGACAATTCCTAGCTTGGTAAAAACAGAGTTGAAAAACATTATAATCCGATATCCAAAATCTGAATATTTACAGAAATCAATCATTAGAAAATTAGAAACTTTACAGGATAAATCAATATCACTAGTGGAGTTGTATAAAACTAAGTTATTGAAATTGGAAGAATTGAAAAGTGGTGTTTTAAAACGAGCCTTTGAAAACGAATTAATTGAAGCGGAATGA